A window of Candidatus Methylomirabilis tolerans genomic DNA:
CGAGCCGCTCGCTGGGAAGACTCTGGCGTCTCTCTTACAGACGCTCAGTTACGAGGCCGTAGTGACGACGGGAGGACCGGAGGGTCTTCGACTGTTGGAGACGAACAAATTCGATCTGCTTCTGACCGATCTGGGTATGCCGGAGATGTCGGGGTGGGATGTGGCCCAGGCGGCCAAGACCCGTCTCCCCAGCCTCCCCGTTGTCCTCGTCACCGGATGGGGGGATCATATCGATCCGTCGAGACTCGCGGGGACCGGAGTTGACGTGGTGCTGACCAAGCCGTATACGCTTTCGAACCTGGGTACCGGATTGAGCAAGGCCTGGGGCGCGTCCACAACAGAGCCGAGGCGGGGTTACAACGTAGCGAGATGTAACGAAACGTGTGAGGTGTGACACCGTAGAGCGGAAAACGGCACACCCTTGGACCGTCATACCGAAGGCGCACCCCTGTGCCCAGTTAGGATCAGGCCGAGGGCGGCGGTAGCTGGCATGAGTTGTCATACCCGCGAAAGCGGGTATCCAGGGAAATCAATGGATTCCCGCTTAAGACCTGCGGGAATGACGTAACGTGTATTATCGCAATCAAGCACTAGTTAGGCGATTTGCGTTGCCAATCCGGCCTCCAGCCCGTTTCCCGATGCCGGCCGGAAGTCAGAGCGGGCAAGATCCATTTCGACCTGCGCCGGGTTGCCCCAATCGCTCCAGTAGACGTCTTTTACCCGTTTTACCGCGAGGCGAGGAGGGTGCTGAGCCAAAATCGCCCGTGAGAAATCTACCGCCGGCAGCTTGGCGTAGACGCTTTCGACGGCCTTAGCTTCCATCGGAGACCCGATGAGGGGCTCTAAGCCGTCAAAGAGACTGAAGAGTCCAGGCGTCAGCGTCTTGAAAAGGCTGATCAACCACCAGGCTCGTCCGATTGCAACCATCGTATTCCACAAACAATCGTATCGGCGGTAGAGGACCTGGGCCGTGCGGCGGTCGGGCTTCTCCCAAAACCGTCGTACGCGATGGACCTCGGCATGGTCATGGTATCCGGAAATCCCGCCTGTCTCAATCCAGCCATACTCGGGCTCCGGTCGCTTCGGTTCGACGCCTAAAAGGACGAGGCAACCGGGGGCTGTAGCGACAAAGGCGGCGACCTCCTCGACATACGACATGAATCGCTCCTCCTCAGCGATGAAGTGGTCGGCCGGTAGTAAGACCACGACAGCCTTCGGATCTTGCTGGTAGACATGCAACAGCGGCAGCAGGATGCCCGGCCCTGTCTCCCGGTTACTAGGCTGGACGATAACGGTGCCCGGAGGGCGGTCATGGAGCTCCTCGCGAGCATAATCAAGGTGCGGGCGGGTCACGACGGTCAGGAGACGCTCAGGCGGGATGAGCCGCTCGGCACGATGCAGCGTGTGTCGGAGCATTGAGCGGCTTCCGAAAAGTGTACAGTACTGCTTCGGCCGATCAGAACCGAAACGCGACCGGATGAAAGGCCGAAGCCTCTTCCCCTCGCCGCCTGCGAGGATGATTCCCCAAAGATGATCGGTTGTTCCAGACATACCCTCTCCTCCTTTTCTCAATGTTCTTCATGCGAGCAATGAACTGCCCCCACCAAGCTGCGGGGTATCGTCTTTCGTTCTGGCCCGTCATTCCGCCTGTCTGCGTGCGGACACGCACAGGCAGGTGCTTGACCAGCCTGCCCCAGACTCTGATCCGGGGTCCGCAGACATGACGAACACGCGGTAAGCCGCGGGGAATGAACCCCCAATGGATTCAATAGTCGGTGTAGGTTCAAGGATCGGCAGTATGTGCCAAACGTCTCTCTCATGACTATCAGGAAGATAACCGGGGAATGTTGCCGTGAAATGAAGGGGTGATGACGAAGAGGTAAATTCTGTCAGGTGGATCAGACCAAAACTTACGAGCGGACAACTGCCTCTCGCGGCCAGCCTTGCTTCTCGGGTAGTGTGACAAACAGCGAGACCAGGGTCCGCACGCCGATCGAGCGGACCAGATTGACCATCAAGGCGAAATAGCCGACCAGCAGGATCACACCGAAGCCGGCCGCCAGATACATCTCGCCGAGATAGGCGGCCTCCCCCACGTACAGGGTCCGGCGCAACATCCCGTCGAGTCCGGCGAACCCCATCGCCACCGACATGCCGATCCCCCCGATCATCTGACACCAGAAGTGGACGTTGGAGAGGAACAGGCTCTTGACCTCCCGCTGCGTCACCAGCGGAAAGATCGTATAGAGTGCGGCGAACAGAGTGCAGGAGAGCCCGACCAGGATCTGCATGTGGGCATGGGCGCCGATCACCCACTGGGTGTTGTGCAGGACGCGGTTCA
This region includes:
- a CDS encoding cbb3-type cytochrome c oxidase subunit I; the protein is GRPLYMQHVARAALFVELVVSWFVWSHHLLSDQTQPGWMKLLSGELITAFELVTSGIAVFCTLATLWQARPLMMTMPLKFLLGGIVGFGLGVPAGILQADLGMNRVLHNTQWVIGAHAHMQILVGLSCTLFAALYTIFPLVTQREVKSLFLSNVHFWCQMIGGIGMSVAMGFAGLDGMLRRTLYVGEAAYLGEMYLAAGFGVILLVGYFALMVNLVRSIGVRTLVSLFVTLPEKQGWPREAVVRS
- a CDS encoding NTP transferase domain-containing protein — protein: MSGTTDHLWGIILAGGEGKRLRPFIRSRFGSDRPKQYCTLFGSRSMLRHTLHRAERLIPPERLLTVVTRPHLDYAREELHDRPPGTVIVQPSNRETGPGILLPLLHVYQQDPKAVVVLLPADHFIAEEERFMSYVEEVAAFVATAPGCLVLLGVEPKRPEPEYGWIETGGISGYHDHAEVHRVRRFWEKPDRRTAQVLYRRYDCLWNTMVAIGRAWWLISLFKTLTPGLFSLFDGLEPLIGSPMEAKAVESVYAKLPAVDFSRAILAQHPPRLAVKRVKDVYWSDWGNPAQVEMDLARSDFRPASGNGLEAGLATQIA